The Streptomyces sp. NBC_01689 genome includes a window with the following:
- a CDS encoding siderophore-interacting protein: protein MAERPARRPRKPHSARVVRTERLTPHMQRVVLGGEGLAEFTAGTCTDHYVKLLFAPAGVTYPEPFDMERIREELPREQWPVTRTYTVRAWDPELRQLTLDFVVHGDEGLAGPWAARVQPGEIVRFMGPGGAYAPDASADWHLLAGDESALPAVAAALEALPDGAVAHAFLEISGPDEEQKIDSDVDVVWLHRGDRPVGEALVEAVRALDFPEGRIHAFVHGEAAFVKELRRLLRVEREIPREDLSISGYWRLGHNEDGWQASKREWNAQVEAEQETHSASAS from the coding sequence ATGGCAGAGCGTCCGGCACGCAGGCCCAGGAAGCCCCACTCCGCGCGCGTCGTGCGGACCGAGCGGCTCACTCCCCACATGCAGCGCGTCGTGCTGGGCGGCGAGGGCCTCGCCGAGTTCACCGCGGGCACCTGTACCGACCACTACGTGAAGCTGCTCTTCGCCCCGGCGGGCGTCACCTACCCCGAGCCGTTCGACATGGAGCGGATCCGGGAGGAACTCCCGCGCGAGCAGTGGCCGGTGACCCGGACCTACACCGTGCGCGCCTGGGACCCCGAACTGCGCCAGCTGACCCTCGACTTCGTGGTCCACGGCGACGAGGGTCTGGCCGGCCCCTGGGCGGCCCGGGTCCAACCGGGCGAGATCGTACGGTTCATGGGCCCCGGCGGCGCCTACGCGCCCGACGCGAGCGCCGACTGGCATCTGCTCGCCGGTGACGAGAGCGCGCTGCCCGCGGTCGCCGCCGCCCTGGAGGCGCTGCCGGACGGCGCCGTGGCCCACGCCTTCCTGGAGATCTCGGGCCCCGACGAGGAGCAGAAGATCGACTCGGACGTCGACGTGGTGTGGCTGCACCGCGGCGACCGGCCGGTGGGCGAGGCCCTGGTGGAGGCCGTGCGCGCGCTCGACTTCCCGGAGGGCCGGATCCACGCCTTCGTGCACGGTGAGGCGGCCTTCGTGAAGGAGCTGCGCCGGCTGCTGCGGGTGGAGCGCGAGATCCCCCGCGAGGACCTGTCCATCTCCGGCTACTGGCGGCTGGGGCACAACGAGGACGGCTGGCAGGCGTCCAAGCGGGAGTGGAACGCGCAGGTGGAGGCGGAGCAGGAGACGCACTCGGCGTCCGCTTCCTGA